In the Desulfosporosinus acidiphilus SJ4 genome, TACCAACGCGCCCCAATCAGTCCCTGCATCAGTCCATGTGGTGGATCCCTGGGACCAGCCCACATTATCGTTATTTGTTGCTATGTATGCAAAAATAACTTGAGTGTGGGCACTATCATAACCAGTCAAAAAGTTATGGACTATTGTCTGTATTTGGCTATCTGAAACAAAATATGATGTTCCTGGTAGATATGTTCCCCAAGTTGATCCGTTATAATATTGTCGTCCAAAATCTAAAATAACATCACCGCCGTAACCTGGTGTAACACTTTGCCCTTGAGAATATGCAGTACTACTGTTGGTCCAGCTAGGGGTAACATAATAAGAGCTACTCGCTGATGATGGTAGTGAATCTGCATATGCAAAATGGACATCGGTTACGAAGGAGAAACATAAAAATAAAGAAAAGATCATTAACATCAAAAATGACTTCTTCGTTATCATCCTTACACCCTCTCTTTAGTGTTTTATACGTTTTTAAGGAAACTTCAGTGGATATAATAGTAGAACGAAAATTCCTCCTCTCTAATAATTTCTCGTTTTTCATCGGATATCTCCCGATATCGCAGTATCTCGTACAAACCAGAAGAGCCTCATACGGACAGAATCGGCATCAAGTGCCGGATTCAGAGAAAATGGGTACAGCAAACAAAGCATCATATGATTTTTCTCTGTCGGCCATTGGTAACCCATACATCTCATGGCAGCAAACCTCTCACATCTAACAGGGTCACGGGAGGCCCCGGCCCTCAATTCCTTCGTTCTGCCTATCCATAAAATAGGTGTCAGTAATGCTTTCGTCCCGAGTCGTTGCTCTGATGGAGGTGATAAAGACTGACTACCAGCTCTCTTATCTGTGTGATTGCTGTTTCATCGGGATATCCGTTTTCTGCGACGCTTTCAGAAAACATCCCTTGTACCTGAAGTTAAGCTGCTAACCTATCCACTGGCCGGTTAATATCTGTTACAAGCTTCACAGGATCATATGCACAGCCCTTGGTTAACAGTGCGTAAAACACTCGGATCAACTTGCAGCTCAGGGCAATGAGCGACTGTTTTTTCTTCAAAGGATTCTTCGCCCTGCTAGTGTAGTATTGGTGGATTTTCTTGAACTCCTGATTTTTGGATACCAAAGGCATTACTGCCTGAAACAGAACTGCACGCAATCGCGCCCTTCCGCGTCGGCTGATTGTTGTTTGCCCCTTACACTGACCGGAACTGTTCTCCCGCAGGGCCAGACCCGCCAGCTTCTGTATCTGCTTTGGGGACTGAAAGCGTCGAATATCCCCAACTTCGACTACAAAACCGGCAACCGTGACAAAACCTATGCCGCCTATCTCCAGCAGCTTTTCCACGTTTGGAACTTGCCTACACAATTTTTCCACTTCCTCCATGATCTGCGTGTACTGTTCCATCTTGGTGCGGTAATCCGCCAGCAGAAGCCGAAGCTCCAGTCGAGCTGCATCGCCGCCGTTTTTGCATCCCACGCTGCTTTTAGCCGCTTCAAACAAGCTCGTAGCCTTCTTCATCCCAACGGCTTTGATCTTAGATTGCCGCCACAGCCCGTTGAGTCCGGCGGCTCCCAGAGCCAGGATATCCTCCGGCATCGGCACGTTCTCCAGAACAAGCAGACCGCTTACCGTATCGATTTTGCAGTACACCTTCACAAATTCGGGAAAGTAGATCGACAGCCACCTTTGGACACGGTTCTTGATCTGATTTAACTCTTTGCAAACCCGCAACCGAAGTTCCATCATGATACGCAGCTCAGCGTATACGCCCTCTGGAATATGTGGAATGTTGTACCGCCCCTCACATACCAGTTTGGCAATGGTTTTTGGGTCTTTGCGATCGGTCTTGCTCGGATGGTTGTCATCCATCTCCTTGCTTTTCTTCACATGATGGGGATTCACCAGAACCAGCTTCATTCCGCTTTCTTTCAGGTATGGCACCAGATTGAACCAGTAGTGACCGGTCGGCTCCGAGCCTACCATGACAGCAGTTTTCCCCACGCTGTGTTTCAGCTTTTCCACCCATCTGCCAAACGCCTCAAATCCCTCCTTGCTGTTTTCAAAGCGGAATACTTTACCAAGTTCTACGCCCCGCCAGTCGAATGCCCTGGCATGCTGCGTCTCATGGCCAATGTCCACTCCAATCACAAGCGTTTCTTATGTCACTTGATTTAGCTTCTCGTTTTGGCTACAATTCATGGTACAGACCTCCGATATGTTTTGATTGGATTTTGTCGGCCGACTCATCCTTTCAAATTCTATTGCGAGGTCTCTTCTTTTGCAAAGTTTGTTTTTCTCAGTTTACAGGAATGCTTTCGTAATCTCCCTACACAAATATCCCCAGTGGGGCAGTATAAAGTAACCTACTATTTTGTGTAGGGACTAATCCCTTTAGATCATTTGTTACTTTTGGTATTGATAATCCGAGGTTGTCTTTATTTAAATTTATCCCCCCTCCACATGACATAATGTCTCTTGGATAATCCCCTTGAACACTTAAACTATTCATTATATAAATTCATTATTACAAACTAAATTCCTTTATTTATACGATTATATTTTCCAATAATTGTCAACATTATTTGACATGTTTTTCCTTAAAATGGCAATGTGTACTTCTAACTAGGATCGTATTTTGCACACCACCCCAAAGGTGGAATAACTGAAACAGCAACCTTTGTTTTAATCTAGCATAACAAAGGTTGCTGTTAGATACTCAATTTGTATTCCTTTACCCTTCTATAAAAAAAGTATTGCTTTTCATACATATTTGCATAGCTTCTACTGCGGTAATTTTATCTTCTTTCCAATCCTTATAGACGGTTTTAAATTTCAAACGTGACATAGCGTGATAATTTCGATCCCTAATTAGGTTTTTGGGTTTTTAAGCGCAATCCATTCCTCCGTCGTGTAACCCATTTCCTTGGCAATCTCTAATTCATCCGAATTTACTGATTGAGAACTATTTAAATTAGCTTCAGTCTTTATATCTGAATTATTGTGGCATTCATCTTGCTTTGCCGATTCCATAATAACCCAAGCATTGTTATCTTTCCTTAGCATATTGAGTTTTTGTAATGAAATTAGATGAGATTTTAAATTTTCAATAGGAATTGATGATTTCCACGCTAAATCCTCTTCAGAAACAGCTAAGTTATTATCTATGTATAGCTTCCCTGGAATCGGTGACTCAAAAGATAAAATTAAAATTACTACCCATAACCATTTTTGCTCAGATGTAAGTCGTTTAACCTTTAATTGATGAGGTAAATTAAAAATTACTTCCTGTAGCGTAGGTTTCTTTTTAGACATCGACTTTCACCATGCCTTTCATCTCTTTACTTCTTTGTCTTCTCTTGCGCAAACGGGCAGCGATCCGAAGCTTGTTCTTTCTTTCCTCTTCTGGAGTAAGTAATAACTTTATTTTATTTATATCATCTTCTAAGGAAATAAAATTTTTTTCGGCTAAGATATATAAACTATCTTTTAGTTTGTCGGAGTCGAGCATAATCAACTCGGATAACTCTAATAAATTGTAACATTCACCGTTAGATCTACAAATCAAGCCATTAGCGTTGTCGTTGAGGAGATTGAGTGCTACCCAGACCCATCGTTCGCGTGTGTCTAAGTACCTCAATTTGAGGGATCCAAGAATAACATTTGTTATATTTGACATTTATAATTACCTCTTTTTAGACCTTTTTAATATAGCGTAGCTATCGATTTACTGCCAATCAAAAAATAATAGACATATAAACAAGAGTGTCACGCATCGTCACATTAGAAATTGCGAATAAATTGCGGAATAACTATTTATCGGTAAGTAGATCATAGAAATAAACTTTAAAAGAACGTGACATAGTGTGACTAAAATCCTAAATCTAGCAATTGAGTCACGTATTGACACGATTATATTAGCAAAAAATAACGTTTATAATAATTTAGAAATATTACGCTTAGTTTTAGTACGTGACCTAGCGTGACTATAGAGCTTTTTCGATAAAACGCTAAAGAAAATGTCACGCCATGTCACGCGCATTAAAATGATCACAAAAGTCTTAATAACATAAAACCTTAAAGTATGGTAAATATTCTCTTTAAATAGCGTGACAGGACGAGACATTAAATCACGACATCATTAAACGCTAGTAGAGTCTTGAATCAAAATAATGGTATTTCACAAATACCATTGATATAAGCTAGAAAATAGCAGAAATACAAAAATATTAATTAAAACAGCGTGGTATCGGGAAAATACCAGTGGTATCGGTCGATTGCGGCGCAATTGTTTCTCGAAAAATATACCAGTACCTATGCCAAATCAACAAAGGATAAAGACAATTAACTTTGCCTGAATAAATGGAGTAAATAGCGAACTCTATTTAGAGAAATATTGAGTTCACAAGCAACATTTATTCGGGAGAATCCCAGTTTGCGTAATTTGAGTATTTTTTTATATTGGTCAATGTTAATTTTTCTTCTCTCATTGTGAGCGAGGACTCCTTTCCTTTTCCTGTAATTTCTATTATATATTTGACATTTATATTTTCTCTTTTTTGAAATTTTGGGAATAGAAAAGAGATAGTCTATTTCTTTTTCTGAAAAACCGTATAGCTTAACTGCGGAGGGTATAATCTTGTTTCCAATGATGCATCTATGACCTCTTTTGCTTAGAGCAAAGGCAGAACCGATATTCATGCAATCTCTGAAATAGAAAATAGGTATACCTGTGGATGAGATAGGGGAGTATTGTAAACGAGCTAAGAAAGTTTGATAACGTTGTTCTATTTTATAATCCAATAGGATCCCTCCTTCACGCTGATACGCGACTAACCGATCAATTGCACAAAAATATTAAAAATTAATAGATGCATGAACGTAGGAAGTTAGTTAGGACCCACCCCATACTTTTGATCCAAAAGAAAAACAGTTGAAGTAAAACCTATCGCAAAAATTAAAGCGACTGGAAATAGATCCACTATAATTGTGTCGTCAATAATAAACAAAAGTATATTAAGTATTATGCACACTAAGAAGGGGAGCCACCAATGGGCTAGAAGAAAAGTCCATAGTATGGTCATAAACATTTTACTCCTTTTTAAAAAATAGCATTTGAGTTTGATGCCCATTGCCAAACGCAAAATTGACTATTAAAGGTTTGAATTATTATTAAAAAAGAAGGTTGCCCATCAAAAGAACTGCAGTAATTACATGCAAAGGAATTAGATAAGATACTTTAAAAGGAACAAAAAGGGAACAGAAAACAGTGTGTTTTTTCGGCAATAATTAAACCATTAGGTAAAAAATGTTTCATGATTAAGGTGGCAAACCTTTGACAGATTTTTAAAAAGGT is a window encoding:
- a CDS encoding phage replisome organizer N-terminal domain-containing protein, with translation MSKKKPTLQEVIFNLPHQLKVKRLTSEQKWLWVVILILSFESPIPGKLYIDNNLAVSEEDLAWKSSIPIENLKSHLISLQKLNMLRKDNNAWVIMESAKQDECHNNSDIKTEANLNSSQSVNSDELEIAKEMGYTTEEWIALKNPKT
- a CDS encoding IS110 family transposase, translated to MIGVDIGHETQHARAFDWRGVELGKVFRFENSKEGFEAFGRWVEKLKHSVGKTAVMVGSEPTGHYWFNLVPYLKESGMKLVLVNPHHVKKSKEMDDNHPSKTDRKDPKTIAKLVCEGRYNIPHIPEGVYAELRIMMELRLRVCKELNQIKNRVQRWLSIYFPEFVKVYCKIDTVSGLLVLENVPMPEDILALGAAGLNGLWRQSKIKAVGMKKATSLFEAAKSSVGCKNGGDAARLELRLLLADYRTKMEQYTQIMEEVEKLCRQVPNVEKLLEIGGIGFVTVAGFVVEVGDIRRFQSPKQIQKLAGLALRENSSGQCKGQTTISRRGRARLRAVLFQAVMPLVSKNQEFKKIHQYYTSRAKNPLKKKQSLIALSCKLIRVFYALLTKGCAYDPVKLVTDINRPVDRLAA